A window of the Burkholderia sp. 9120 genome harbors these coding sequences:
- a CDS encoding serine hydrolase domain-containing protein has translation MQPAGLSATRLTALTNAMQGYVERGEVAGVVSMVWRRGEIGYFEPLGWRDEAAQLPMERDTLFRIASMTKPVTSAAILMLIEEDRLALDTPISLWLPELGAPRVLRDLAGPLDETDPAKAPLTVLDLLTHRAGFAYHFTATGPLAEAYAAAFNGFEAHGDASAWLTRIAALPLMFQPGSRWHYGIATDVLGVLIERVSGMSLGEFFRTRIFEPLGMRDTAFWVPDSQLARLATAYSVEPGTRQRVVEDHPSASRWANPGRFQSGGGGLVSTAADYLQFAQLLLGRGRVGATRLLSHRSVDLMRSNFLTRDQRRVPAFGHVLWAGQGFGLGLSIVDDPAQQLPLGYRSLGSFGWPGAYGTSWFADPVEDLIGLMLIQRRGIEPFPMALDFERRVYDAIDD, from the coding sequence ACTTTCAGCGACGCGACTGACGGCGCTGACGAATGCCATGCAAGGCTACGTGGAACGCGGCGAAGTGGCGGGCGTCGTGTCGATGGTTTGGCGGCGTGGTGAAATCGGTTATTTCGAGCCATTGGGCTGGCGCGATGAAGCCGCGCAATTGCCAATGGAACGCGACACGTTATTTCGCATTGCGTCGATGACCAAGCCGGTCACAAGCGCCGCGATTCTGATGCTGATCGAAGAAGACCGCCTCGCGCTGGACACACCGATCTCGCTGTGGCTGCCCGAACTCGGCGCACCGCGCGTATTGCGCGATCTCGCCGGCCCGCTCGACGAAACCGATCCGGCCAAGGCGCCGCTCACCGTGCTCGATCTGTTGACGCATCGCGCCGGCTTCGCCTATCACTTCACCGCGACCGGGCCGCTGGCGGAAGCTTATGCAGCTGCGTTCAACGGCTTCGAAGCGCACGGCGACGCCAGCGCGTGGCTGACCCGCATCGCGGCCTTGCCGTTGATGTTCCAGCCGGGCTCGCGCTGGCACTACGGCATCGCGACGGATGTCCTCGGCGTGCTGATCGAGCGTGTGAGCGGCATGTCGCTCGGCGAGTTCTTTCGCACGCGGATTTTCGAGCCGCTCGGCATGCGCGACACCGCGTTCTGGGTGCCCGACTCGCAGCTCGCCCGACTGGCGACCGCCTATAGCGTCGAGCCGGGCACGCGGCAGCGCGTGGTCGAAGATCATCCGTCGGCAAGCCGTTGGGCGAATCCTGGACGTTTCCAGAGCGGTGGCGGCGGTCTCGTGTCGACGGCCGCCGATTATCTGCAGTTCGCGCAACTACTGCTCGGCCGCGGACGAGTCGGCGCGACGCGCTTGCTGTCGCATCGCTCGGTCGATCTGATGCGCTCGAACTTTCTCACGCGCGACCAGCGCCGCGTGCCCGCGTTCGGCCATGTGTTGTGGGCGGGGCAGGGGTTCGGGCTGGGCTTGTCGATCGTCGACGATCCGGCGCAGCAATTGCCGCTCGGCTATCGCTCGCTCGGCTCGTTCGGCTGGCCGGGCGCGTATGGCACGAGCTGGTTTGCCGATCCCGTGGAAGACCTGATCGGCCTGATGCTGATTCAGCGGCGCGGGATCGAACCGTTCCCAATGGCACTCGACTTCGAACGCCGCGTGTACGATGCGATTGACGATTGA
- a CDS encoding H-NS histone family protein, protein MATYKQLTAQLEKLHKEVAVAREKEIAQAIVDIKQQIADYDLTAEELGFSSKRVPGRKTTSVAKYRNPKTGETWSGRGRSPGWLAGKNRERFLIES, encoded by the coding sequence ATGGCCACGTACAAGCAGTTGACTGCCCAGCTCGAAAAACTCCACAAGGAAGTTGCCGTGGCCCGCGAGAAGGAAATTGCGCAGGCCATCGTCGACATCAAGCAGCAAATCGCCGACTACGATCTGACCGCCGAAGAGCTCGGTTTTTCGAGCAAGCGTGTGCCGGGACGTAAAACGACATCGGTCGCCAAATATCGCAACCCGAAAACCGGCGAGACCTGGAGTGGCCGTGGCCGTTCTCCGGGCTGGCTGGCGGGCAAGAATCGCGAGCGCTTTCTGATCGAAAGCTGA